In Bactrocera neohumeralis isolate Rockhampton unplaced genomic scaffold, APGP_CSIRO_Bneo_wtdbg2-racon-allhic-juicebox.fasta_v2 ctg169_1, whole genome shotgun sequence, the genomic window acatacccacatacgcgaaggcgcaagtgcgaaagctaccaacaacaatgttgtctactCGGCtgtggtcggcatttcatagcaaaattttataaactaacttcacaccagtggtcggcatgagaggatctgtcactgtgttggtgagcacgaaaaaaagtagcccagtgagaaattggaactaaaattaagcaaattttataaataactagCGGGGCCCGGTGTGCGTTGCTACACCCATGCAACACTATAATGGAAACTTCTAGCATTTCtattttaatgtgaaatttcaaaatatttgttttatttcaaaaaaaaaatttcttaagtcatttcattcgatttttgttgtgttggtgaagtataattttttttgttgtgaaagttcgaaaaatctgttttatttaatatttttctttcttaagcCAATACATtaggataaacaatatttttggtttttccatcTGTAGTAAAGATGAATAAGCAATGTGGCATTCCCACTCTTGAGCATGCCACGTAGAACTGGCCATGCGAAAAACACGGCTCTATCAAATTCAAACCGCACACTTTAAGCGTTTGCCCTTGTGCTTTATTTATCGACATTGCAAATGCCAGGCGCACTGGAAattgcaagcgcttaaattcgaAAGCACAACATCACCTTTCGCTGTGCCAGTCAATATTGtggcttcaatcaaatttaacATAAGTTTTTTTACTGCAAGTCGTGTTCCATTGCAAAGCTTTGGTGCATTTAAATTACGTAACAAAATGATGGATGAGCCGATCTTTAAATTCAAGCAATGAGGCGGCATACCAGGCGGTtccaaagaattcaaaaattcaattggatAATTTACTGCATCATCTTGATTCATTGCGCTGTCGAATGATTTATATGATGTTACGACACCTGGCAATTTTTCTTGAATCTCAAAATTAATGTCATttacattaacattttttggtgCCAGTATTGCGCGTTCTCTTAACCAAGTATGATTCATAATATTTCCAACAATGTTTGGAAAGACGCGATCAATTAGTTCATCATGAGATTCAACAATGGTGCAACAATTGTTTGGCAACGTTATAAATCCGTTGGTGCTTTGAATTTTACCATTGCCGATGTCCAACAATTGTTTTGAAAAGTGATATGCAGATGGATCATTGTTCAACTGAACACGCATGTTAATATTCAGTGTCATAGTTTGAACATGTCGCCACAACATCGATGACTTTAAGCATGCGTTGATCTCATCCGCCGGTGTTGATCTTGGAATCACTGGTAATGTTTGGCGAAAATCGCCGGACAACAAAATTAATGCACCACCAAATATTCCAGCATTGCCACGTATATCTTTCAATGTCCGATCAAGTGCTTCTAGCGATTTTTTATGAGTCATCGTACATTCATCCAATAAAATGATGTCTGTTTgccgcaaaacttttgccattgcaGAATTCCTTGAAATATTGCACGTGGGGTTTTCAAGCACGTGTACATTCAATGGCAATTTTAATGCGGAGTGTGCTGTTCGTCCACCATCCAATAAAGTCGCCGCAATTCCAGACGAAGCTAGTGCCAGTGCAATTTTGTTTTGCGATCGAATGGCAGCCAAAATCAGTGATATGACAAATGTTTTTCCCGTACCACCaggaaaattaataataattaattaattaattggtatattaaatttatgccacaattattagcCCAAAtatatgaattcttttttttcccaaaaatacatttgtaaaaaaaaggatatttatactttgttattattttatttttcccagaaatacatttgcaaacaaaaggatctttatctttattttatttttcccagaaatacatttgtaaacaaaaggatctttatccttttttttgctttagctTTAGAACCGAATATGATTGATCAtttaaacattattattttaattggtatattaaatttatgccacaattattagcCCAaatatatgaattcttatttttctcaaaaatacatttgtaaaaaaaaggatctttatcctttgttattattttatttttcccagaaatacatttgcaaacaaaaggatctttatctttattttatttttcccagaaatacatttgtaaacaaaaggatctttatccttttttattttccacataaaagatttaaagagTTCAACAgctcaaaagctcaaaacgtgcgctacatcagctacctacccgacggcatttcgcaaatgataaaataaatttttcaagagctcaaagcatgggctacatcagctcgaacctacctaccctacgcctttgcgcaaatgattatatcatgatagcaaatgcccacatacagatttggcaatggcaatagttatagatttgacagttcgtATTCTATatattctatcctgtcgagatgcctcGTTATGCATCATTCTTGCTAGCTAGCTGAGCGGCGACTTTTTTCTAATACTTACATTTTGCAGTGCTGCTGGTCGGGCAAAAGCAGTTTGCGCAACATGGTGCATTTCAGAACAGACCATATATCTTTGAAACCACTTGTCCAATGCAATGCAAACTTCACAGAAACCATCTACTCATAGGCCCGAAGGTACCCTAAAAATTTGGAGGTGATTCGTTAAGTGGTTCTTGAGCTATAGCGTACCATTAAATTgccacttatttttatatatatagattaagaatataatgaaaattaacaaaatgtcttttaaggatatattccctattatctttaaaagacttggaacataaaggcattgcatggcacaaaaggcatttaaaatcataaaatatttctcgcagggcatatttggttctGCGCTATAGTTTTgggtgatgttaattcgttgctggaagttagtttgcaaaattttgctatgaaatgccgaccactgcttcacacgtacgcttacgctctatcgttcagtcgttgtcgagccagcaacgaattaacatcacgcaagactatagcgcaaaaccaaatatgccctgcgagaaatattttatgattctaaaagcctttggtgccatgcaatgcctcttatgttccaagtcttttaaagataatagggaatatatccttaaaagacattttgttaatctatatattattctaagacaaggcgcttatttccagagatctacaaaacgtacagagacaaataatacatcaaattaaagtgtgcgatctgaaactttgcacaaattttacagattttaaattcattgaaccacttttgatatacatatttgcgtttaaagtttttcaatttttacattaagctaatataagcagcgcttctacagaaaagagcatatatgtaagagaatgaataattaaaaatgtttctgtcaacaacaacaatgttgtctgctcggtagcaaaatgacaataagcatagataacttgatacgagactatttggttcgagagagagctgtcaaaactcgcattttttataacatttgccaatgatgccactgctgaaaaatattaacttgggtatttaataaattatacaaaacactaaattaaacactttgaaaatgcatacatacatatatatggaaatgctaaaatgcaaaatcattaattaatttacataaacatttattttgccaaaatatgttcgcacagtttcatttcacagtaatttcgtcaagtaattatagcgctgcttttctggcatcccgcctttttcactaactgctggttgacggcaccctgattgtgttttgttgccagctcagaaaacagatcagctgcaagcgagagagcaagaaaagagattctaatcaagttatctatgacaataagagaatgacgagtattaaaaatgtttgctttggcatgtgcactggtacatacatacatatgcatgcgctaaggcgctatctacgatttgacatgcgctctcttctatgttgcacgaatatgtatgtacgagctaaggaacactgcgctttgacatgcgcactctactttgttttatattcacacatacatacttacaaacatatgtttttttttttttttaagtagggggaagcatcaaaagccggagtgcggaactttaatccgctaaacctaacctactcccaactccagactctcccacggaaccacctgattaagtattacttcgtgggagtgataaaacatttaagtctcttctatggcacggactgacggacgcctactcTGGTCTATatgtctcaattttgtcatgattgaggctGCCGCCTCGCTGACAGCtctccagttctcagtggactgacacatgagtgtcgtcaaaatttccaccgtaaaactaccacctaatgtagttttaagtttttcccttgcacTTGTAAAGCGCGggtaataaaagaaaacatgctCAGAGTATTCACAGCACTCTGAACACGACGaacaattcggactaatgtcgtgctggaatctgtatagatagcttctaaagcatccatgtccacttaatatttgggttaggtagaaatccaggtccccatgtcgtctgtcgatcCAGGAATGGACATTCGGTATGAGtctgtaggtccaccgtcctttaagTGAGGTTtcccaccgctgctgccatattgttaagcttttcactctctctcttcttttggCTTCTGTAGTTGGCCCTGATAATTTGTACACTCgctcgtattcgtcaccctggatgtcaatgggcatcatactggctattacttcagcagcctcgcttgaaattgttcggaaagcactgataactcttagtgccgacagcctgtgcactgtgtttatttgtctggcatatgctttgatgcctagcgcctggatccatattgaAGCCGCATGTAATAcaaccgatctcattacctttgctAGTAAAAAACGCCGGGtggaacgcacgcagcctttatttgccaggCATTCAGGATTTTGTTCGCTTTACCTGCAGTGTATTCTAAGTGGtccttaaatttgagccttgagtctactattactcccaaatattttaggtgtggctgtgaatgaatctggcattcccctatggtgagagatatactttcctccacttttcttgtgcttatgagcaagacttcagccttttgctccgccagttctaaactcattaaggagaaccattggcgcagaccgttAATGCACTCGttgcatttgctccggaggtcATTGAGGTGTTTGGCaactgctaccacaataaggtcgtctgcgtatgcaactaatttaatatctttcggttggtgtctccttagcaccccatcatacattatgttccataaaagggggcctagtaccgagccttgcggtactccactcgagatagagtagctctttgTGCCTTCATCTGTATCAAATAACAGTCGCCTGTTTTCGAAATAACTTATGACAATTTCCATAAGATATTGAGGAGCACGTATTTCATCTAGAGCTTTGATTATGTTTGTCCACTTTGCTGAGTTAAAGGCATttttcacatccagggtgatcagcgcacaatatttttttgttcctcCTTTCTAtcgcttgccacttactgcgcatttcgctgtgtcaacgacatcgtatagtgcgtcaatggtggacctctttttcataaagccgtattgtctttctgataatccgccggctttctggattacTAACTGCAAGCGGTTTCATATACTTTGCCGATAGTGTCAAGCATACATAGAGGTCGATATGAAGATGGTTCCTCCGGaggcttttttggtttaggaagtagaaccaatcgctggactttccatgggtcgggaaatattccttcttttaagcacgcattttacattttcatgaataatttggGTTTCAGAGTCATGGCTTCTTTTAGGGCTATGTTTCGaatgccatctaatccaggcgctttgctgcttttaatttttccggctatggccaatatttcttcttcactaacCAGCAGTGGTGGCTCTATGACTTCGGTTCGAGGCTTAGCATAAGAAATACTGTCGTGTTTTGGAAACACAGTTTCGACGATATTTCTCATGAAGGATGCACTTTTGGGCTGTTGTgccttgtttttgaattttgacatacatattttatatgctgttccccaggggtcttcgtttgcttcctcacagaatttttcaaaacacttctttttaCTGCGACCAATGGCTGACTTCAGAAGCTTCTTTACCATAATCCTTTTGGATAGGTTTCCCTCTATATCAGCTTTGGCAtgacaatttttgacaaaaccCCAGGACCGCACCAAAAACACAACCACTTCACTTGAAAATTCGCAATGTATTAcattacaaacatatgtatgtaaatacatatgtattggcgaagacgcaagtgcaaaatctaacagaaatattgttgtgggcgttattttgattagaagtgttattgcgttaggtaagctttgagtcagttcagttttcttccaaaagccaaggcggctattaccagcgaatacatacatactacatcgaatttcagttcagattcagattaataattgaaaataaaatgccaaacaaaaggcgaattagacgaaaaaggagtttaacaggtcgaagagaagaggtgaatgttatagataaaaaggaatttttaattgttaatgtatgtatgtatatgaattgacctgttttattggagccgtagtcatgcaggatctatggaaagttatttcaaagctgccctaaactccgtagttATTACGGAGAACGTACGTAGAATTATGTGTACCTGAGTTTTTtaaagctgtgttagaaaatgatttgagctcttggcggggacactatttggagaatattcagCAGCTAAgtagttcgtttgcttttgcatcattcgaagcgaaaattgcggagcctacagggcgcggaccatattgcttccgaatacat contains:
- the LOC126766569 gene encoding uncharacterized protein LOC126766569 — protein: MTHKKSLEALDRTLKDIRGNAGIFGGALILLSGDFRQTLPVIPRSTPADEINACLKSSMLWRHVQTMTLNINMRVQLNNDPSAYHFSKQLLDIGNGKIQSTNGFITLPNNCCTIVESHDELIDRVFPNIVGNIMNHTWLRERAILAPKNVNVNDINFEIQEKLPGVVTSYKSFDSAMNQDDAVNYPIEFLNSLEPPGMPPHCLNLKIGSSIILLRNLNAPKLCNGTRLAVKKLMLNLIEATILTGTAKGDVVLSNLSACNFQCAWHLQCR